The Paenibacillus sp. FSL H7-0357 nucleotide sequence CTCAATCAAAGCGAGCGGGTATATGCCTATAACTTTGATGGTACGAGATACGATGTCGGCGAACGCCTTGGATATATTTTAACCACATTGGAATTTGCCCTGCAGAGTGAGGACTTGCGCTATCCGGTAATGGATGCCATGTCGGAATGGCTCAGCAAGGCCGGACAAACCACGCTTAGCTAAAAATGAGGAGAACCACAAAACCTTTAGGAGGAATGAGGAGAAATGAGCATGCAAAAACTGCCGGAAGACTATGAGGCCGTCCTGCCGAAACTTTACATGCTGCATGCCAAAGAAGGGAATAAAGGTATGGATTCCTATCTGGTGATGAAGCGGATTATCGACATTTTTTTCTCCGCTCTTGGCCTTCTCGTACTGCTGCCGCTATTCACTCTTGTTGCTGTCCTGATCAAGCTGGAGGATCCGAAAGGCAAAGTGTTCTTCCGGCAAACCCGGGTAGGCAAAGAAGAGAAGCTGTTCCCAATGTATAAGTTCAGATCTATGGTGTCTAATGCTGAAGAGCTGAAGGCGAATCTGATGGCTTATAACGAAGTGAGCGGCGCAATGTTCAAAATCAAGAATGATCCCCGGATTACACGGACGGGAAGATTTCTGCGCAAGACGAGCATTGATGAACTGCCTCAGCTCTGGAACGTGCTGATGGGCCATATGAGTCTGGTTGGCCCCCGTCCTCCGCTCGTTGAAGAGGTGGCGCAGTATTCGGAATACGACAAGCAGCGGCTCATAGTTACACCGGGCTGCACAGGTTATTGGCAGGTAAATGCCAGAAACAGCGTCGGCTTTGACGAGATGGTGCAGCTGGATTTAACCTACATCCAGATCCGGAGCACGATGCTGGATCTCAAAATCATTGCGAAAACCGCCCTGATGCTGCTCGGGTCCAAAAATGCTTATTAAAAATATGGAAATTGGGTGAATGCCGATGCTTGAATACGGAGATGTACCTAAGATTTCCATCATTATCTGCACCTATAACCGATCGGTTTTGCTAGTCAAAACCCTTCAATCGCTGCTGTCATTGGAGAATCTGCATCAGGCAGAGATCATCGTGGTGGATAACCACTCCAAGGATGATACGGCGTCCGTCACCAAACGCTTTATGGAGACGGAAGGAGCAGAGATGGATATCCGTTATCTTCTGGAACCGGTACAGGGGTTGTCGGCAGCCCGAAATACGGGGATTCTGGCTTCCAAGTCGCCAATCATTGCCTTTCTTGATGATGATGCGATTCCTTGCCGAACCTGGATAACAACGATTGTTGACAGTTTTGAACAACATCCGGAAGTGATGGCCATGGGCGGAAAAATCGCTCCGATCTTTGAAAGTAAGCGGCCTGAATGGCTCATTAAGCCGTTTGAACTGCCTTACACGATTGTAGATCTGGGCGACCGGGTGAGGGAATATCCGAAACGGCTGCATCCCTGCGGAGCCAACATGGCTATGCGTAAGCTTGTATTTGACATCAGCCTGTTTCCTCTGGAGCTCGGAAGAAAGGGAGATTCACTTCTCTCCGGTGAAGAGACCTGGTTATTCGGTCAAATACAGGGAGAAGGACATTCCATTCTCTATCATCCTCAGATGGCGGTCGATCATTTCGTACCGGCAGGCCGTCTGACTGAAGATTGGATTATGAAAAGATATTACAGTCAAGGCATATCCAACGCTATGAAAAGCGAAGGTGTGAAGGGCAATCTGATCCTGCTGGTCAAGACGGCCGCCAAAGTAGTCTATATCATGGCGGATTCGATCCTCTCCAGAAGCAAGGGAAGAAAGCTTCTGAACAGATGCCGGCTGGAGAGTATTCGGGGAACTCTTCATATGATTTGGAACCGGAAGAGGCAATCTGCAGCGGGGTGAGGGAAGACAATGACTAATTTTGGGTGGGGCTCAAAAATCAACGCTTTGCCATACGGAATGCTCTACCTGGTGTCTGCCCTGTTCCTCGGAACAGCGGTCATTTACCAGCCGGCAATTGCGGTAGCTGCCGTACTCCTGATTATATTGCTGGTTGTCTCTCTCTCTCGTCCTGAACTGATCAGTTATTTCGTTCTGTTGACGACAGCGATCTCCATTAACTTCTTGTATAACGGCAGCATGTTCGGGATTGAAATTCTTTCCCTCTACAAGCTGGTTATCCTGATGCTTCTGGTGCCTTGCATTCTGGTCAACGGCCTGAAGTTCCGTCTCAGTCCTCCGCTCTGGGCCATGGTAGCACTGGTGTTCATCACCTTTGGCTTCTCGATCTGGCTGCCGGAGATGAGCTCATCCATTGCCATAAAAGCCTTTATCGGTCTGTCGCTTCCCTTCGTGTTTCTCCTGATCAACTGGAAGAAAGAAGTGGCTGAGAAGCAAATCCGCATCATCACTTTGCTGCCGCTGGTCAGCGTGCTGGCTGGAGTGGTGCTGCAGGCGGCTCATATCCATTCATTTCTCGATATCGAGTTCACGGGCGCTATACGGATACAGGGGGCGAACATTCCAGCGCATCTGGCTATGCTGGCTTTTATGGGAGTGGGCATCGCATTTATTGAGGTGAAACGGAGTCCGCAGCATATCAAGTTTTTCTACACCGTGCTGGCGCTGAACTTTCTAATCCTGATCGGAACAGGAACGCGGGGACCGATATTAGCCCTGGTTTTGATGGTTCTCTACTATTTTTACGACATTTCCCGTCAGTACTTAAAGGGGAGAACGCAATATCTGATTCCGCTGCTGTGCTCGTTTCTCCTGATTGTCTCGGCTGTCTATCTGCAGCTGGACAACATCAAGAAGCGCTCCTTCGAACGGACGACCGAAACGGGTGTTGATTTGTCGGGACGGGCGGAGGCCTGGGAATATTTCCTGCACAAAGCGGAGGATTCGCCCCTTGCGGGCAGAGGACTCGGCGCAGTGACTGTAGCCAATGACGGGTCGCTGTACAAAGGCTTTGTGGTTCCGCACAACGAGTACATCCGGTTTTATTTCGATGGAGGATATGTCGGCGCCATCCTGCTGTTGCTTTCCTTATTGGCTGTGTTTCTTCTGGTTTACAGAGCTTTGGCACCGCCGGTCAAACCTTACTATCTGCTCTTTATTGCAGCGTTCCTAATTTATTCTTTTTCCGACAACACGCTGTCGACGGTCCAATCCATTATTCCGTTCTGTTGGTACCTGAACTGCCTGTATCGATCTTCACAGCCAACCGATTCCCCACAAAAAGAAGTGATACGATGAACCAAGTGAATATGTTCGATGTCAATTTCGATAACTATGATTTCATGGATCTGCTTGAATACATTGACAAGACCATTAAGGAAAGGAATCAATCCTACATCCTGACCTGCAATGTCGATCATGTGATCAAGCTTCGCAAGGACAAAGAGTTTAGGGCGGTATATTCCGAAGCGGGTGCCGTAGTGGCGGATGGAATGCCGCTGATCTGGGCTTCGAAGATGCTGGGCAAGCCGCTGAAGCAGAAGGTCTCCGGATCAGATCTCTTCAGCCGCCTGGGTGACGCCTTCGAGCAAAGAAAGTACCGGCTGTTCTTTCTGGGCTCGGCGGAAGGTGTGCCAGAGCGGGCGACAAAGAATTTAAAGGCGGCTTATCCCGGCATGAACATTGTCGGCTGTTATTCTCCCTCCTACGGTTTTGAGCACAACGAGGAAGAGAATCAGCGTATTATCCAAATGCTGACCGAAACCCAGCCGGATATTGTATTCGTCGGTGTGGGCGCACCGAAGCAGGAGAAATGGATCTACCGGCATTACACCTCCTACCGGGCGCCGATTTCCATCGGCGTGGGAGCGACGTTTGATTTCCTCTCGGGCTCCGTCAAACGGGCGCCGGACTTTATGCAGAAAACAGGGCTTGAATGGTTCTGGCGGCTGAGCCAGGAACCGGGACGCCTGTGGAAAAGATATCTTGTAGATGATGCCCAGTTCCTGGTCCTGCTGCTTAAAGAGCTGCGCAAGCGGGATAAGATCAAGGGCGGGAGATTTGAGTAAACATACGAAATTTGGATGGCCATAGGGCGGAGGTGGGGAAATGAAGATGATGAGCCAGAATGAAAGCAACCTGACATTGCCATCCCTCACTTCGGTGAAGTCAGGCGTCATGATGACGCTGATCTGCGCTATGTGCCTGGGGCTTCCGCTGCTGATCGGCTTCGCCAGTGCGAAGCTCAGCTCTTCCAGCAGTCTGCAGGGGGTCATTCTGGCAGGGATTCTATTCCCCGCATTCCTGCTGGCGCTGCTGAAGCCGAAACACCTGATCGCCTATACTCTGCTGATCTGGGCGGTGGCCCCGGAGCTGCGGCGTATCGCCGACTGGTACGAAGGGGTCTACCACTCGGTATCCCTGCTCAGCCTGGCGCCTCTGCTGACGGGAGCAACACTTGCGATTCCGGTGCTGAAGGAAATCCACAGAATCCGGAAATCCTCCACGCGGATCATCCTGCTGTTCTCGGTAGCGTTGGCCTACGGCGCATTGATCGGTCTGGCGAAGAACGGCATAGGCTCGGTATACGATTTGGCTAACTACATCGTACCGCTGCTGCTGATTCCGTTCTTCGCGGTAACGCGTTTCAAGCCTAAGGATATTGACCGGCTGCTGTACGCTTTTGCCAATATCGCAGTCCTGGTGGCGATCTACGGCATCATCCAATATCTGACGGTTCCTCCCTGGGACGCTTTCTGGATGAGGAATGCAGATATGATGTCCATCGGAACACCGTATCCCTTGGAAATCCGCGTCTTTTCCACTCTGAATTCTCCCGGACCGGCGGCGACCTTCCTGGTATTCGCCCTCGTCCCGATGATTCTGGAGAAAAGATGGCAAGGCACGCTGCGCTGGATCGGTGTCCTGCTCGTTGTGGTCTGTCTGCTGACCACGCTGGTGCGTTCCGCCTGGCTGGTCCTGCTGGTTATGCTGCTGGTGTACATCGCCTCTTCTCCCTCCAAAGGGAAGTGGAAAACCCTGCTTCAGCTGGGATTTGTAGCAGTAGCGCTGATCTGGATCGTTCCCAAGCTGCCGGGAGCAGAGGGGCTGGTGGCCCGCATGGAGACACTTACCTCCGTGCAGGAAGACCACTCCTATAATGAACGGCTCAGCTTATGGCAGAACATGCTGCCGATGGTAGCCGCTAATCCGGTTGGCCAGGGAATCGGCAGTGTAGGCCAAGGAACAAAGATTGGCAACGGCGGGGAGCTTGGAGAGTACGGCAACATGGACAACGGCGTTATCGCACTGCTGCTTACCTTTGGAGTACTGGGCGCCTTATTCTTCTTCGGCGCACTTGGGGCCGTCATTAAACAGATTGTGGTCAGAGTCACCAGCAAGGACAGTCTTCAGCCCTATGCCCGGCTATCGCTGGCAGCATGGATGGGGGCGGTAGTCAGCCTGGTGTCTGACAACGGATTCCCCGGACTCAAGGGATATCTGATATGGATGCTGATCGGCCTTGGGCTAAGCGCCAAAGAGATTATTGAGAGCAGAAAGAAGGGAACACCACATGCAGCAGTTGAACGCGAAATCACTTCCCACTAGCACAGTCTGGTCCTCGCTCAAGAAATTCACAAAGAGCAAGGACAACAGCTCGGCAGCCGTAAAAACCATGTTCGTCAGCGTGTTGATTCTGCTGGTTAACATGCTGACGGGTGTGCTGACTGCCCGCTATCTCGGGCCGACAGGCCGCGGGGAACAGACAGCTATGGTGAACTGGTCCCAGTTTCTGGCGTTCAGTATGAGCTTCGGTATTCCCTCGGCGCTGATCTACAATGCCAAGAAGAATCCGGATGAGGCCGGGGTGCTCTACCGGGTGGCGCTGATGATCGGCCTTGGGTTTGGCATGGTGGCCATGACAGTGGGAATCTTTGTCCTACCCTACTGGCTGGAATCCTTCAGTCCGGAGGTGGTGGTTTTTGCGCAATGGTCGATGATCCTGTGTCCGCTGATTGTGATCTCGCAGATTAACAACGCGGCATTTCAGTTCAGAGGGGATTACAAGACCTTTAACTGGATGCGTTATCTGGTTCCTCTGCTGACGCTGGCAGCCATTGGCGTTCTGATCCTCACGGATCATATGAATCCATTTACTACGGCACTGGCTTACTTGGTTCCATCCGTACCGCTGTTTATCGGAATGACAATCTTGCTGCTCCGCACCTACAGGGTGAAGCTGAAGGACGCATACCTGAATTTCAAAAGATTATTCACGTATGGCCTCGGCTCTTACGGAAATGACCTGCTCGGCCAATTCTCCGGCTATATCGACCAGATCATTATTGCCGGTCTGCTGCGGCCAGCCGATTTGGGACTGTATGCAGTAGCAGTGAGCTTGTCGCGGATGGTCAACTTCTTCTCGAACTCGATCACCGTGGTGCTTTTTCCAAAGGCTTCTGAGCTCTCGAAGGAGGAAGCGATCGCCCTTACCTTCAAAGCATTTCGGATCAGTACGACCTGCACCCTGCTCGGCGCGGTGTTCCTGATGCTGGTGGCCCCCTTCGTTATTCCGTTGCTGTACGGGAAGGATTTCAATACGGCGCTGACCGTATTCCGCCTGCTGCTGCTGGAAGTTACGATCAGCGGAGGCACACTGATTCTGGCTCAGGTCTTTATGGCGCTTGGCAAACCGAAATTCGTATCCATTCTTCAGGGAGTGGGCTTGATCCTGGTGATCCCGATGCTCTTCCTGCTGGTGCCGAAGTTCGGATTGTTCGGAGCAGGGGTGGCGATGTTGTCATCGGCTGTACTGCGGTTCTTGTTCATTATTCTCAATATTAAATACAACCTGAAGGTCAAGCTACCGCGGCTGCTGATCAACGGGGACGACATTAAGTGGATGAAGACGACGATGAATTCCTATATTCATAAAAAACCCGCGGATACGAGCAGTTAGAGAGCAGAGGTACGATGCGAGCTGCTTAGCTGCTAAATAAACAAGGGACGGTGTGAGAGGAATGGAGAGAAAGTTTGGAGCTGTAGAAGCGTTAGCGTTCGCCTTTGTTCTCTGATTTCAACCGCAGCTGGCGGTTCAATAATAGAAATCAGAGAACAACAGCGATCGAAAGCCCAAACATTTCTCGTAATGACGACAACCACCGGACCATCAAAGCAAAGGAGGAAACCTTCATGGATTCAGTGACAAGCGTGCTTGGCGGCCCGGGGAGTTACCCGATATCTGCTGTCATCATTGCTCAGGATGACGAAATTCGAATATCCAAAGCAATTCAATCCTGCCGACTTTTCGCCGACGAGGTGGTTGTAATCGACGGAGGAAGCAAAGACGGGACGGTGCAATTGGCCGAAAGCCTGGATTGCCGGGTATACGTCAACCCATGGCCCGGATACGCGAAGCAAAGAGAATTCGGAGTGGAACGCGCCGTCCATGATTGGGTCTTCCTGATTGATACCGATGAAGTGGTCAGCGATGAGCTGGCCAAGGATATTCTTGAGCGCAAGCCGGCGCTGACGGACCGGGGCGTAGCTTACTCGCTATACCGGATCGGTGATTTTCTGGGCAGATGGCTGGATAAGGGCGAGTATCTGGTGCGGCTGTACAACCGCAAGGAGTACGGTATCCGCAACTCCCTGGTGCATGAAATGCCCGAGGTGTTGGAGGAACGGACGGTTCGCTTGAACGGAACGCTCTGGCATCAGGGCTTCCGCAGCATCAATGACCATGTAACCCGGTTTAATAAATACACCGACCTGGAAGCGCAGAGCGCTTATGCGAGCGGCAAGCCGTTTAAGCTGAGAAATCTGCTGCTGCGGCCGCCGGCACGGTTCCTGCAGAAATATTTTCTGCACGGTTTGTTCAAGAAAGGCATTGCAGGGTTCGCGGTATCCGTATTTTGGGTGATGTATGAATTCATGGTCGGCTTCAAGCACTACGAATTGAACAGCTCCGGCAAGCTGGCCCAGCACAACGCACAGGGGCAGGCCGAGAAAGAAAAGAAAGGGGAGAGAAGCTATGCCGTACAGTGACGGATTAAACATTATGACGACAGGCCTCAGTTGGCCTTCGTTACAGCCCGGCGGGCTTAACACTTATTTTAAATCCGTTTGCGAGCAGCTCTCCTCACGCAACCAGGTGCATGCGCTGATCTGCAGTCAGGAGACGCCGTCCACCTCGAAGGAACTGATTATTCATAATGCCGGAGATCCCAAGGAAACGATCTGGAAGCGTAAGGATGCTTTTCAGCGTAAAGCTGCAGATTTGATGGGCAGCGGGAGCGGGCGCATTGATATTCTATATACCCACTTCGCACCCTACGGCGTTGGGCCGGCGATGGAAGCGAAGAAGCGGGGGATTCCGGTGGTCATGACTTTTCATGGCCCATGGAATGAAGAGATGAAGATCGAAGGCCAGGGCATTAAGCACCGGGTCAAAACAACGATTGCCAAATCTATTGAACGCAAGGCCTACAAGCTGGCCGACCAGTTCATTGTACTTAGCGAGTATTTCCGTGACATGCTGCACAGTCTGCATGGTGTGCCGCTGCACAAAATCATCGTGATCCCGGGTGCAGCCAATGTGGAGCGGTTCATCCCTGCCAGCAACCGGCTGGCTGTCCGCCGGACGCTGAATTTGCCGGAGGGAGCAACGACGGTACTGACGGTCCGGCGGCTGATGAACCGGATGGGGCTGCTGCAGCTTTTGGAAGCCTGGAAGCAGGTATCCGAGCGGTTCCCGAACGCGATTCTGCTGATCGGAGGCAAAGGTCCGCTGCGCGGAGAGCTGGAAGAAAAAATCTCCGATTATGGTCTCAGTAACAAAGTCAGGCTGCTTGGCTACATTCCCGATCATGAACTGGCCTCCTACTACCAGGCTGCTGACATGTTCGTGGTTCCTTCACAGGCACTCGAGGGCTTTGGACTTATCACCGTTGAAGCACTGGCTTCCGGTCTTCCGGTTATGGCTACTCCGGTCGGAGGCAACAAAGAGATTCTGCAGGGCTTCCGTCCGGAGCTGCTGTTCAAGGGTTCGACCAGTGATGATATGGCGGAGGGTATGATTCATATGCTCAGTAACCGCAAGCTGCTTCCCGGCCGTGACGAATGCAGAAACCATGTGCTGGAGAAATACACCTGGCAGCATGTGGGCGATCAAGTGGAATCGGTATTCCTTCAAACATTGGGAAAGGGTGTGGCTGCAGGATGCTAAAAGTCGCTTATATTGATCACACCGCCAAGTGGAGCGGAGGAGAGGTTGCGCTGTTCAACATTCTCACCAACATCGGCAAAGAGATTCAGCCGCTGGTCATCCTGGCCGAAGAAGGGGCGCTGGCTGAACGTCTGCGCGAAAAAGGCATCGACGTCCGCATCATCCCGCTTGATGAGAGCATCCGCAGCCGCGGCAGAAATGCCGTCAATCTCGGCGCTCCGGCTGCGGCGTTCAAGCTGCTGGCTTACGGCCGCAAGCTGGCGCCGCTGCTCAAACAGGAAAAGGTGGATTGTGTGCACACCAACTCCCTGAAATCGGCCTTCTATGGTGCAGTTGCCGCGAAGAAAGCGGGAGTGCCGCTGATCTGGCATATCCGGGACCATATCGGTGCCCCGTACCTGAAGCCGGTTGTCGCCAAGGCGATCCGGCTGCTGTCACGCCTGCTTCCCAATGGCGTGATTGCCAATTCCCATTCCACGCTGAATGCGCTGGAGCTGCCGCGTTCGAAGAAGACACTGGTGGTCTACTCCGCTTTTGCCAAAGCAATCGGCGAGAGCATCGGCAGACGGGACCAGAAGGATTTCAACGTCCTGCTGGTGGGCCGGCTGGCGCACTGGAAAGGCCAGCATATCGTGCTGGAGGCTGCCAAAGCGTTCAAGGATGACAGCCGTGTCCAGTTCTGGCTGGCCGGTGATGCCTTGTTCGGGGAAGAGGAATATAAACAGGAATTAATTCAAAAGATGCAGCAGGATGGGCTTACCAACGTCAAACTGCTGGGTCATGTGGATGACATACAAGGCCTTATGAAAACTGCTGATTTGCTGATTCACACTTCGATTACCCCCGAGCCATTCGGCCAGGTTATTGTCGAAGGCATGGCGGCTGGACTGCCGGTAATCGCCTCCAATGAAGGCGGCCCGGTAGAGATTGTGGTTCCCGGTGTAACGGGACTGCTGATCCAGCCTGGAGACCCAGTCGTACTTGCAGATTCCATCACCTGGATGCTGAACCATCCCGAAGAGCGAAGAAGGATGGCGGAAAGTGGAATGAAGCGGGTAAAAGAGCATTTTGTCATCGAGAATACGGTCAAGGACATCGTCGCTTATTACAAAGGATTGCTCGCCGCAACCTGAGCTGTTTTTCCGGACAATGCTAAAGCTTAAGGGCACCGTTCCTTCCATGCATTCACTACTTGATGATGCTGCTCCATAAAACTTTGAGGATGATTTACATGAAAATTGCGATAGCGCACGATTACTTAATCCAAATGGGCGGAGCGGAAAGAGTTGTGGAGGTCTTCCACCACATGTATCCGGAGGCTCCGATCTTCACGACGGTTTTTAACGGAAGCCGCCTGACCGACAACCTCAAAGATGCGGATATCCGGGCCTCCTGGCTGCAGAAGATCCCGGGAGTGAAGGCCAATTTTAAAGGGGTACTGCCGCTTTATCCGATGGCCATTCGTGATTTGGACTTTAGCGGGTACGATATCGTCCTGAGCTCCAGCAGTGCTTTTATGAAAAGCATAAAGGTTCCCGAATCCACGTTTCATCTATGCTACTGTCATACGCCAATGCGCTTTGCCTGGGATTATGACACGTACATGGAGCGGCAATCGAATTCCGGACTGTTCAAAAGACTGCTCAAGGTCTATATGCAGCGGCTCAAGACCTGGGATCAGCGGACATCCAAAAATGTAAACCAGTTCGTGGCCAACTCTTCCGTAGTGAAGACGCGGATTCAGAACTATTACCATAGGGATGCCGATGTGATCTTCCCGCCGATCAATACAGCCCGCTTCACCAGTTCCAGCTCTATCGGCGACTATTACCTGATCGTCTCCCGGCTTGTATCCTACAAACGGATCGACCTGGCAGTGGAGGCTTTTAGCCGGAATGGCCTTAAGCTCTATATCGTCGGCGACGGGCCGGACCGTAAGCGTCTGGAAGGAATGGCCAAAGATAATGTCACTTTTCTGGGCCGGCTGGAGGATGAAGAGGTTACGGGCCTGATGTCGAAATGCCGGGCGTTTATTTTTCCGGGAGAAGAAGATTTCGGAATTACGCCCCTGGAGGCGAATGCCGCTGGAAGACCGGTCATTGCTTATCAGGCCGGAGGGGCGCTGGATACCATAGTTCCTTATGTCAATGGCGTATTCTTTCAGAATCAGGAAGTGGATGATCTGCTGAAGGCTATCCACGAAGTGGAGTCCTATGCGTGGGACATCAGCAAGATTATGGGGCATGCGCATAAATTCGATGAACAGACGTTTATGGTTCAGTTCAAGCAGTATGTGGAACAGGCCTACGTTAATTTTCTTAAAGGAGGATGATTATATGAAGCTGGCAGTAATCGGTACCGGCTATGTCGGTCTTGTATCTGGCGTATGTTTTACACTTAACGGGAATCATGTCATCTGCGTCGATAAGGATGAGGAGAAAATCAATAAATTGAACCGGATGGAATCCCCCATCTATGAGCCGGGTATTGAGGCGCTGATCGAAATGAATCTCCGTGAGGGCAGATTATCCTTTTCGGCAGATCTGCAGGAATCGGTGCGCCTTTCTGATATCGTCATCCTCGCTGTAGGAACGCCTTCCCTGCCGGGCGGCGAAGCAGATTTAACGTATATCGAGGGAGCAGCCACAGAAATTGCGCAAGCGATGGAAGGCTATAAAATCATCATGACCAAGTCGACCGTACCGGTTGGCACAAATGAGAAAATCCGCAATCTTATTGCTTCCCACACGAATCATCCCTTCGATATCGTCTCCGCTCCCGAATTCCTGCGTGAAGGCTCGGCGATCCGCGATACGCTTCATCCTGACCGGATTGTGATTGGTCTGGATAATCCGCTTTTGGAGCCAACGATGCGCCAGCTACATCAAGGCTTCACTGAAAATATCTTCGTAACGGATATCCGCAGTGCGGAAATGATTAAATATGCATCGAATGCTTTCCTGGCAACCAAAATCTCCTTTATCAACGAAATTGCCAACATTTGCGAAAAAGTGGGAGCTGATGTAACCGAAGTGGCGGAAGGCATGGGGATGGACCGGAGAATCGGCTCAAGCTTCCTGCAGGCCGGAATCGGTTATGGAGGCTCCTGTTTCCCGAAAGATACCAATGCACTGATCCAGATCGCAGGTAACGTGGACTATGAGTTCAAGCTGCTGAAATCGGTGGTTGAGGTGAATAAAGGACAGCGGTTTATGATTATTTCCAAACTTCATGAGTCGCTCGGCAGCCTGCGCGGCGCGGTTATCGGAATTTGGGGGTTGGCCTTCAAGCCGAATACCGATGATGTACGCGAGGCACCTGCCCGTGAAATCGTCGAAGCGCTGGTAGCGGAGGGAGCTACAGTGAAGCTCTATGATCCGATTGCCGCCGATAACTTCAAAATGCAATACGATCATCCGCAGCTCCGCTGGTGCGGCCTGCCGGAAGAGGCGGCAGAAGGCAGTGATGCCGTATGCCTGCTGACCGACTGGAGCCAGTTCAAGGATATCGACCTGCATCGCTTGGCGGGCAGTATGCGCCGCCAGGTTTTGATCGACGGCCGCAACGTCTACTCCAAGGAGCAGATCGAAGGCACCGGCCTGGAGTACCATTCCGTCGGACGCCCGCAAATGGGCGGACTGAGCGGGTATTCGGCCAGCGTGGCTGGTGCGATCTAAGCTAACACCTTGCCCTTTACTGCCGTCAAACTAGCGGCAATGCCGGATCTTTAGCAGGGTGCTTCGCCTGTGGGTGCAAGCCGCGGGCGTGAATGTCTTGCTAGGGCGCATAGCCCAGCTGGAATCCATCTAAGTAAGCTGTTATGGAATGGAACGGAGAGGAATTTTGGAACTGTAGGAGCGAATGCGTCCGCCTGAAAGCTTTCCGTAGGAAAGCTCGCTTCGAAAGCATATGCAGTCTGCGGATTTCCACCGCGAACAGCGGTATAAATCAAGAAATCTGCAGACAACAGCGGCCGAAAGTCCAAACATTCCTTGCAGTGACTCTCATAACAGCCCAAGCTGGTAGAATTTTTGCGCAGCCTGCAGTGCTGCCTGAAGCAGTCTGTCTTTTGCATTAGCCGAACTGCAGCTCACAATAACAATCCGATATTTTTGCGTCAACACATAATGAGGAGGGTTCCATATGAAACTGGTACTTCTATCAGGCGGTTCAGGTAAACGTCTCTGGCCATTGTCTAACGATTCACGTTCGAAGCAATTTCTGAAGGTACTTGAGAGCCCGACGGGTGAACCGGAATCCATGGTACAACGGGTATGGCGGCAGCTGGAGGAAGCTAATATGTCGGGTTCGGCTTATCTGGCTACCGGCCGCAGCCAGGTGGAAATGATTCAGAGCCAGCTTGGCAGCGAGGTGCCTATCATCGTTGAGCCGGAACGCCGCGATACGTTTCCGGCGATTGCCCTGACAGCAGCCTACCTGTATTCCATGGAAGGCGTTTCGCCAAGCGAGACCGTGGCCATCCTGCCGGTCGATCCTTATGTGGAAGCCGCCTTCTTCGATACAGTAGTGCAGCTTGAGCAAACGATGCAGGAGAGCGGAGCGAACCTGGCGCTGATGGGTGTAGTACCCGAGCATGCTTCAGAAAAATACGGATATATCATTCCTACCAGCGCT carries:
- a CDS encoding UDP-glucose dehydrogenase family protein — encoded protein: MKLAVIGTGYVGLVSGVCFTLNGNHVICVDKDEEKINKLNRMESPIYEPGIEALIEMNLREGRLSFSADLQESVRLSDIVILAVGTPSLPGGEADLTYIEGAATEIAQAMEGYKIIMTKSTVPVGTNEKIRNLIASHTNHPFDIVSAPEFLREGSAIRDTLHPDRIVIGLDNPLLEPTMRQLHQGFTENIFVTDIRSAEMIKYASNAFLATKISFINEIANICEKVGADVTEVAEGMGMDRRIGSSFLQAGIGYGGSCFPKDTNALIQIAGNVDYEFKLLKSVVEVNKGQRFMIISKLHESLGSLRGAVIGIWGLAFKPNTDDVREAPAREIVEALVAEGATVKLYDPIAADNFKMQYDHPQLRWCGLPEEAAEGSDAVCLLTDWSQFKDIDLHRLAGSMRRQVLIDGRNVYSKEQIEGTGLEYHSVGRPQMGGLSGYSASVAGAI